From a single Desulfovibrio sp. genomic region:
- the galE gene encoding UDP-glucose 4-epimerase GalE gives MSILVCGGAGYIGSHNVRALLARGEDVVVVDNFLTGHRASLPDGVNLYEGDIRDGALLDQVFSSHRVDAVLHFAASSLVGESMEQPLKYFHNNVHGMQTLLEAMVRNRVDKIVFSSSAAVYGEQESVPINEDAPLHPTNPYGESKLIMERMMHWVGKAHGIRFVSLRYFNVGGAWPGGAIGEAHNPESHLIPLILQVPLGRREVVTIFGNDYPTPDGTCIRDYLDIMDLADAHMRALDYLRTGGGSEICNLGNGKGFSVREMVAAACRVTGHDIGVTLATRRFGDPARLVASADRAREILGWQARAGIDQIIASAWEWHKTHPDGFSS, from the coding sequence ATGTCCATACTGGTTTGCGGTGGAGCTGGCTACATAGGCTCCCACAATGTGCGCGCGTTGCTGGCGCGCGGCGAAGACGTTGTTGTTGTGGACAATTTTTTGACCGGCCACCGTGCCTCCCTGCCTGACGGCGTCAACCTGTATGAAGGCGACATACGGGACGGAGCGCTGCTGGATCAGGTGTTTTCGAGCCACAGGGTGGATGCCGTGCTCCATTTTGCCGCCAGTTCGCTGGTGGGTGAAAGCATGGAGCAGCCGCTGAAGTACTTTCACAATAACGTCCACGGCATGCAGACCCTGCTGGAAGCCATGGTGCGCAACCGTGTGGACAAGATAGTTTTTTCATCGTCGGCTGCTGTCTACGGCGAACAGGAAAGCGTGCCCATCAATGAGGACGCGCCGCTGCACCCCACCAATCCCTACGGCGAAAGCAAGCTCATTATGGAGCGCATGATGCACTGGGTGGGCAAGGCCCACGGCATCCGCTTTGTGAGCCTGCGGTATTTCAACGTGGGCGGCGCATGGCCCGGCGGCGCCATAGGCGAGGCACACAATCCCGAAAGCCATCTTATTCCCCTGATTCTTCAGGTTCCTCTGGGCCGCCGGGAAGTGGTGACCATTTTTGGCAATGACTACCCCACACCTGACGGCACCTGTATCCGCGACTATCTGGATATTATGGATCTGGCGGACGCGCATATGCGCGCTCTGGACTATCTGCGTACAGGGGGCGGCAGCGAAATCTGCAACCTTGGCAATGGCAAGGGGTTCAGTGTGCGTGAAATGGTGGCAGCGGCCTGCCGTGTGACCGGGCATGACATTGGCGTGACCCTGGCCACGCGCCGCTTTGGCGATCCCGCGCGGCTCGTGGCCTCGGCCGACCGGGCCAGGGAGATCCTCGGCTGGCAGGCCAGGGCGGGCATTGACCAGATCATCGCCTCGGCCTGGGAATGGCACAAGACCCATCCCGACGGATTTTCTTCCTGA
- a CDS encoding ABC transporter substrate-binding protein has translation MLKKYIVLFLAALMLLHFTAPGVDAARLVRVPTAWVDEFETFLMWYAKEKKWDREAGLDIEINQYNSGAEILNAHSTGAWVYAGMGTIPTIFGNMNHNVVAMAIGVDEAAANGVVVPADSPIAKVRGWNKEYPNVLGSPDTVRGKTFVLTDISSAHYVLSSWLKVLGLQDSDISIRDMAQGLVVASLENHIGDGAALWAPQLYLALDKGGVLAADLKYCGKESYTYLVADAEYAKANPEITAKFLTVYFRAVDDYMSKSPETFLQDYRRFYLEWAGKDYDEELLRRDIKSHQVLPLAEQQSLFDETNGRSSAQKDIEDVARFFGSLGRLNKDEMSRVSTSSYATGKYIKLVPPNLKLKK, from the coding sequence ATGCTGAAAAAATATATTGTCCTGTTTCTTGCCGCCCTCATGCTGCTGCATTTCACCGCGCCCGGAGTGGACGCGGCCAGGCTGGTGCGCGTTCCCACCGCCTGGGTGGACGAGTTTGAAACATTTCTCATGTGGTACGCCAAAGAAAAGAAGTGGGACAGAGAAGCCGGACTGGATATTGAAATTAATCAGTACAATTCCGGCGCGGAAATTCTCAATGCCCATTCCACGGGGGCATGGGTATATGCTGGCATGGGGACAATCCCCACCATTTTCGGCAATATGAACCACAATGTCGTCGCCATGGCCATTGGTGTGGACGAGGCTGCCGCCAATGGCGTGGTGGTGCCTGCCGACAGCCCCATTGCCAAGGTCAGGGGCTGGAACAAAGAGTACCCCAATGTGCTGGGCAGCCCGGACACCGTGCGCGGCAAAACCTTTGTGCTTACCGACATCAGCTCGGCGCACTATGTTCTCTCCTCCTGGTTGAAGGTGCTTGGCCTTCAGGACAGCGACATCAGCATACGCGACATGGCGCAGGGGCTGGTGGTGGCCAGTCTTGAAAACCACATCGGCGACGGGGCCGCCCTGTGGGCGCCACAACTGTATCTGGCGCTGGACAAGGGCGGAGTGCTCGCCGCAGACCTGAAATATTGCGGCAAGGAAAGCTACACCTACCTTGTGGCCGATGCGGAGTATGCCAAGGCCAATCCTGAAATAACGGCCAAATTTCTCACGGTATATTTTCGGGCTGTGGATGATTACATGAGCAAAAGCCCTGAAACTTTTTTACAGGATTATCGCCGCTTTTACCTTGAATGGGCAGGCAAGGACTATGATGAAGAACTGCTGCGGCGGGACATAAAAAGCCACCAGGTGCTGCCCCTGGCCGAGCAGCAGAGCCTTTTTGACGAGACCAACGGGCGTAGCAGCGCGCAGAAAGACATTGAGGATGTTGCCAGGTTTTTCGGCAGCCTGGGGCGGCTGAACAAGGACGAGATGTCCAGAGTCAGCACTTCATCCTACGCCACCGGCAAATACATCAAACTGGTGCCGCCCAACCTCAAGCTGAAAAAATAA
- a CDS encoding BMP family ABC transporter substrate-binding protein, whose amino-acid sequence MRHSESSFVPSPVFFLLCLILLTLCATSAPHAAETAIASGGRPLRVALLLEHPGGDGGWNDALLRGLERARQLPVAAEVLVAPAQADTAAIQEFFRNAASSHDLVLVASDRLHEALRNNAANYRRTLFGCIDAGIRAPNIMCITFADEQAAYLAGAAAAMLTAQTSLPGINADRTIGWLSGQDVPAMRSLLNGFVEGARLVDPEVRVINRITGSFTDAAAGGKAASELLDQGADILVLASGLGNGPALEEAARRGAYVIGLDGNQDGRLPGRVITSIVKKADDAVYDLVAAAASGNFKGKEILVRDLKNGGVDITDMGPFRTSAGKNVPAGMDRRLHELRGELENGGIRLKSLRERTLCDCL is encoded by the coding sequence ATGCGCCACAGTGAATCGTCTTTTGTTCCGTCCCCTGTCTTTTTTCTGCTCTGCCTCATACTGCTGACACTCTGCGCCACAAGCGCCCCCCACGCGGCGGAAACGGCCATTGCTTCCGGCGGGCGTCCGCTGCGCGTGGCCCTGCTGCTGGAGCATCCCGGCGGTGACGGCGGCTGGAACGACGCCCTGCTGCGCGGCCTTGAACGGGCACGGCAACTGCCTGTTGCCGCCGAGGTTCTGGTGGCTCCTGCCCAGGCCGACACCGCCGCCATCCAGGAATTTTTTCGCAATGCCGCATCCAGCCATGATCTTGTGCTGGTGGCCTCTGACCGGCTGCACGAAGCCCTGCGCAACAATGCCGCCAACTACCGGAGAACCCTTTTTGGCTGCATTGATGCGGGCATACGCGCGCCCAACATCATGTGCATAACCTTTGCAGACGAGCAGGCAGCCTACCTTGCCGGAGCGGCGGCGGCCATGCTTACGGCGCAGACATCCCTGCCCGGCATCAATGCCGACAGAACCATCGGCTGGCTGTCGGGGCAAGACGTGCCCGCCATGCGCTCACTGCTCAACGGCTTTGTGGAGGGCGCGCGCCTTGTGGACCCGGAGGTGCGCGTCATCAACCGGATCACGGGCTCCTTCACGGACGCTGCCGCCGGGGGAAAGGCCGCCAGCGAACTGCTGGACCAGGGCGCGGACATTCTGGTGCTGGCCAGCGGGCTCGGCAACGGGCCAGCCCTGGAAGAAGCCGCCAGGCGAGGCGCGTATGTCATTGGACTTGACGGAAACCAGGACGGCAGACTGCCGGGGCGCGTGATCACCTCCATAGTCAAAAAGGCAGACGACGCCGTGTATGACCTGGTGGCCGCCGCCGCATCGGGCAACTTCAAGGGCAAGGAAATTCTCGTGCGCGACCTCAAGAACGGCGGCGTGGACATTACGGATATGGGGCCGTTCCGCACATCTGCTGGCAAAAACGTTCCGGCGGGTATGGATCGCAGGCTGCACGAACTGCGCGGCGAACTTGAGAACGGCGGCATCCGCCTGAAATCCCTGCGTGAAAGAACACTCTGCGACTGTCTGTAG
- a CDS encoding bifunctional methionine sulfoxide reductase B/A protein encodes MRDHALFLILAVFLFCGLYSVVTAAKANAAVADPASPSQEAAMKPTYPMPPLNEREADVILRKGTEAPNSGQLNSNKAAGTYVCRQCGAALYSSKDKFASGCGWPSFDDELPGAVRRVPDADGRRVEIVCAHCGGHLGHVFEGEGFTAKNTRHCVNSLSMAFYPAGSPEEAKALAQRAQATATTGTAIVAGGCFWGVEDAFRRMPGVRDVVSGYTGGRTSNPSYEDVCRGDTGHAEAVRIVFDPARITYEQILRRFFEIHDPTQLDRQGPDVGDQYRSAVFYLDAEQKAVALKLMNLLREKGYDVVTRLEPAGPFYEAEAYHQRFAERTGRGRCHMSVPRFDEPARSSR; translated from the coding sequence ATGCGTGATCATGCTCTTTTTCTGATTCTGGCCGTGTTCCTGTTTTGCGGCCTGTACTCCGTAGTCACGGCGGCAAAGGCAAATGCCGCTGTCGCTGATCCAGCCAGCCCTTCACAGGAGGCTGCCATGAAGCCCACATATCCCATGCCGCCTCTCAATGAACGCGAGGCGGACGTTATCTTGCGCAAAGGCACGGAGGCTCCCAACTCCGGCCAACTTAACAGCAACAAGGCGGCGGGAACCTACGTCTGCCGGCAGTGCGGCGCGGCGCTGTACAGTTCAAAAGACAAGTTTGCCTCCGGCTGCGGCTGGCCAAGCTTTGACGACGAATTGCCTGGGGCCGTGCGGCGGGTGCCCGACGCGGACGGCAGAAGGGTCGAGATAGTCTGCGCCCATTGCGGCGGGCACCTTGGTCATGTGTTTGAGGGCGAAGGTTTCACGGCCAAAAATACGCGCCATTGCGTCAACTCGCTGTCCATGGCCTTTTATCCCGCTGGCAGTCCTGAAGAAGCCAAAGCCCTGGCGCAGCGCGCCCAGGCCACCGCAACAACAGGCACGGCCATTGTGGCGGGGGGCTGCTTTTGGGGAGTGGAGGACGCCTTCAGGCGTATGCCCGGCGTGCGTGACGTTGTTTCTGGCTACACGGGCGGCCGCACGTCAAACCCATCCTATGAGGACGTGTGCCGGGGCGACACCGGCCATGCTGAAGCCGTGCGCATTGTCTTTGATCCCGCGCGGATCACCTATGAGCAGATTCTGCGCCGCTTTTTTGAAATCCACGATCCCACCCAACTGGATCGCCAGGGCCCCGATGTGGGCGATCAGTACCGCTCTGCCGTGTTTTACCTCGACGCGGAACAAAAGGCCGTGGCCCTCAAGCTCATGAACCTTTTGCGGGAAAAGGGTTATGACGTGGTGACGCGCCTTGAGCCAGCCGGGCCTTTTTATGAGGCCGAGGCCTATCACCAGCGCTTTGCCGAGCGCACCGGGCGGGGCCGCTGCCATATGTCCGTGCCGCGTTTTGACGAACCGGCCAGGAGCAGCCGCTAG
- a CDS encoding radical SAM protein, producing MSAESLPLWFDVAAIEKALSRQKAPDAIELRDILDKSMRMESLNQDEIVALMRVDDPVGHERILAVADEVKQKVYGDRMVLSAPLHLSNHCGSECLYCSNRRENELVERKYMTSPEMREAALKLIRQGHKRIFLVSGQLPNADVDYLAEAISILYTLFDGVGEIHSVNVNVGPLESSQYQVLLDAYVGTVLIYQDTYHEASYRAAHVSGPKSNYVKRLVAPDTAFAAGVPDVGMGILLGLGPWQFDLLALAQHVQHLERVYDMGCRTVSLHRMRPAPGSLMDVPYPVSDADYLRCVALVRLALPYAGIILTTKEPAGLWRDGCGAGASQLLTGSVANPYGGWTVAPGQQVPFPLGEDCHVDEVVRFLLEDARHLPSFCAACPRLGRRGEEFLAMVRECGMKGQCGPNSAASFMEFLLHYATPYTRIQGERLLEEKLGRMSLHERGAADRLLKKVRAGCMDEFI from the coding sequence ATGTCTGCGGAATCATTGCCTCTATGGTTTGATGTGGCCGCGATTGAAAAGGCCTTGAGTCGGCAAAAGGCTCCAGACGCCATCGAACTTCGCGATATTCTGGATAAATCCATGCGGATGGAGTCCCTCAATCAGGACGAAATCGTCGCTCTCATGCGTGTTGATGATCCGGTGGGGCATGAGCGCATTCTTGCCGTGGCGGACGAGGTGAAGCAGAAGGTCTATGGCGACCGCATGGTGCTTTCAGCGCCCTTGCACCTGTCCAACCATTGCGGCAGCGAGTGTCTGTATTGCTCAAACCGGCGGGAAAACGAGCTTGTGGAACGCAAGTACATGACCTCGCCGGAGATGCGCGAGGCAGCGCTGAAGCTCATTCGACAGGGCCACAAACGCATATTTCTGGTCAGCGGGCAGTTGCCCAACGCCGATGTGGACTACCTGGCCGAGGCCATAAGCATTTTGTATACGCTTTTTGACGGTGTGGGCGAAATCCACAGTGTCAACGTCAACGTGGGGCCGCTGGAAAGCAGCCAGTACCAGGTGCTTCTGGACGCCTATGTGGGCACCGTCCTCATCTATCAGGACACCTATCATGAGGCCAGCTACCGTGCGGCCCATGTGTCGGGTCCGAAAAGCAACTACGTGAAGCGTCTTGTCGCTCCGGATACGGCCTTTGCAGCAGGCGTGCCCGATGTGGGCATGGGCATTCTGCTGGGCCTCGGGCCATGGCAGTTTGACCTGCTCGCCCTTGCGCAGCATGTGCAGCATCTTGAGCGCGTGTATGATATGGGGTGCCGTACCGTAAGCCTGCACAGGATGCGTCCCGCGCCCGGAAGCCTCATGGACGTGCCCTATCCGGTGAGCGATGCCGACTATCTGCGGTGCGTGGCCCTGGTCAGACTGGCCCTGCCCTATGCGGGCATCATCCTGACCACAAAGGAGCCTGCCGGACTCTGGCGCGACGGCTGTGGCGCAGGGGCTTCGCAACTGCTCACGGGCAGTGTGGCCAATCCCTACGGAGGATGGACTGTGGCCCCCGGCCAGCAGGTGCCCTTCCCCCTGGGCGAGGATTGCCATGTGGACGAAGTGGTGCGCTTTCTGCTTGAAGACGCCCGCCATCTGCCGTCGTTTTGCGCGGCGTGTCCACGCCTGGGCCGCAGGGGCGAGGAGTTCCTTGCCATGGTGCGCGAGTGCGGCATGAAGGGACAGTGTGGCCCCAACTCGGCTGCATCGTTTATGGAATTTTTGCTGCATTACGCCACGCCCTATACGCGCATCCAGGGCGAACGCCTGCTGGAAGAAAAGCTGGGTAGAATGTCCCTGCATGAGCGCGGCGCGGCTGACCGCCTGCTCAAAAAAGTGCGGGCTGGCTGTATGGACGAGTTTATCTGA
- a CDS encoding MFS transporter: MPVYYWFPMLGCLGIGFMFMNIPPVATQFMQLFHVGYSGLSFLLSALLWTHALGQIPAGLIIDRLGILRSLVISAILCTVCSLAPLLAPHNLGLAIAMRLVVGVASAMLFLGIVFVVKVLAPPQFLARAQGIQGAAFSLGTMVPYLVLPFFEAWGWVASYIMVALMPALLLLALLWTPRAPLRQKTAPDNNVSIWLSLKTVARSKHLWFLGCCHGFSFGTITALGSWLPTVLADRDQSTGPEHWALATGAVLLAGTFARMGGGELGGRSDLHKLLTRLVLGISLLYTAMALMPGPLTTLAAGVCLAFFCGGTYAAVFVLTIRTTGPGLVATGVGFMTTVACFINVLLTLLMGNVREYAGSFGPALLVTALCTAALYLWGRRLCGDGSFS, encoded by the coding sequence ATGCCCGTTTACTACTGGTTTCCCATGCTCGGCTGTCTGGGAATCGGCTTCATGTTCATGAACATTCCGCCGGTGGCCACGCAGTTCATGCAGCTTTTTCATGTGGGCTACAGCGGGCTGTCGTTTCTTTTGAGCGCCCTTTTATGGACGCACGCCCTGGGCCAGATTCCTGCGGGGCTGATTATCGACAGGCTGGGCATACTGCGCTCTCTTGTGATCTCGGCCATCCTTTGCACTGTATGTTCCCTCGCGCCCCTTCTGGCCCCCCATAATCTCGGCCTTGCCATAGCCATGCGCCTTGTGGTGGGCGTTGCCTCGGCCATGCTTTTTCTTGGCATTGTCTTTGTGGTCAAGGTTCTGGCTCCACCGCAGTTTCTGGCCCGCGCACAGGGAATACAGGGCGCGGCCTTCAGCCTCGGCACCATGGTTCCTTACCTTGTGCTGCCGTTCTTTGAGGCCTGGGGTTGGGTGGCGAGTTATATCATGGTGGCCCTGATGCCCGCCCTGCTGCTGCTCGCATTGCTCTGGACGCCACGCGCCCCATTGCGGCAAAAAACCGCCCCAGACAACAACGTCAGCATATGGCTGTCACTCAAAACCGTGGCCAGATCAAAACATCTCTGGTTTCTCGGCTGCTGCCACGGATTTTCTTTTGGCACCATCACGGCGCTGGGAAGCTGGCTGCCCACCGTTCTTGCCGACCGCGACCAGAGCACTGGGCCCGAGCACTGGGCTCTGGCCACAGGCGCGGTGCTTCTGGCAGGAACCTTTGCCCGCATGGGCGGCGGAGAACTGGGCGGCAGAAGCGACCTCCACAAGCTGCTGACACGCCTTGTGCTCGGTATTTCCCTGCTCTACACGGCCATGGCCCTCATGCCCGGCCCGCTGACCACACTGGCGGCGGGCGTATGCCTGGCCTTCTTTTGCGGCGGCACCTACGCTGCGGTTTTTGTGCTGACCATCCGCACCACAGGGCCGGGGCTTGTGGCCACCGGAGTGGGTTTTATGACTACCGTGGCCTGCTTCATCAACGTGCTGCTCACCCTGCTTATGGGCAACGTGCGCGAATACGCGGGTTCATTCGGGCCGGCCCTGCTGGTCACGGCCCTGTGCACTGCGGCGCTGTACCTGTGGGGGCGCAGGCTCTGTGGTGACGGAAGCTTCAGCTGA
- a CDS encoding radical SAM protein, with amino-acid sequence MAAQHIEPHLVMADEQGNIYDDERLLMVCRRGAQWGLPRPDELMPLPEESEFFLLPGRQAVGLDPETGEIVPPEGEAQLAVAAFAAPAHTLSAHPAYASNPDAPLLPLFAYGAIGFARGRFYICARKVDTDQRQVFNRIPRHRIEQGARRLLQDYPKNRLVRHILDNCVARYDCPAARNFALGRYEAPLPSSRSCNARCVGCISAQDKDSPVAVTPQCRLAFTPEPAEVAEVMRIHAGRESRAPIYSFGQGCEGDPLMNPDLLEESIKLFRSGGGLGTINCNTNASRPEAVARLADAGLTSMRVSINSARPTLYHRYYRPADYSLDDVCASIREARSRGIFVSLNLLFFPGITDTEEELEALARMVGENGVSMIQWRNLNIDPEWYFDLMKRDMEDGGKLELSPSMGLTQFMKRLKKLCPWLRHGYFNPYVGEKAELTAPMPGTWNLPEPRAKEGALAPGESAETDLE; translated from the coding sequence ATGGCCGCGCAGCATATTGAGCCGCATCTTGTCATGGCGGACGAGCAGGGCAATATTTACGATGACGAACGCCTGCTCATGGTCTGTCGCAGGGGCGCGCAGTGGGGGCTGCCACGCCCTGACGAACTCATGCCCCTGCCTGAAGAAAGCGAATTTTTTCTGCTGCCTGGCCGACAGGCTGTGGGGCTTGACCCCGAAACAGGCGAAATAGTGCCGCCCGAAGGCGAAGCCCAACTGGCCGTGGCGGCTTTTGCCGCCCCCGCGCACACGCTTTCGGCGCATCCGGCCTATGCCAGCAATCCTGACGCGCCCCTGCTGCCCCTGTTCGCGTATGGGGCCATTGGCTTTGCGCGTGGGCGCTTTTATATCTGCGCCCGCAAGGTCGATACGGATCAACGCCAGGTTTTCAACCGCATTCCGCGCCACCGTATAGAACAGGGCGCGCGCAGGCTGCTGCAGGACTATCCCAAAAACCGCCTTGTGCGGCATATCCTGGATAACTGTGTGGCCCGCTATGACTGCCCTGCGGCACGAAACTTCGCTCTTGGCCGTTACGAAGCGCCCCTGCCCTCGTCCCGCTCCTGCAATGCCCGTTGCGTGGGCTGTATTTCGGCCCAGGACAAGGATTCGCCCGTGGCCGTGACGCCCCAGTGCCGTCTGGCCTTCACCCCGGAACCAGCGGAAGTGGCCGAGGTCATGCGCATTCATGCCGGGCGCGAAAGCCGCGCTCCCATTTATTCCTTCGGGCAGGGCTGTGAGGGCGACCCCCTCATGAACCCCGACCTTCTGGAGGAAAGCATAAAACTGTTCCGTTCCGGTGGCGGTTTGGGAACCATCAACTGCAATACCAACGCCTCACGACCCGAAGCCGTGGCCCGTCTGGCCGACGCCGGGCTCACAAGCATGCGCGTGAGCATCAACAGCGCGCGTCCTACCCTCTACCACCGCTATTACCGGCCTGCGGACTACAGCCTGGATGATGTCTGCGCCTCCATCCGCGAGGCGCGAAGCCGGGGCATTTTTGTGTCTCTGAACCTGCTCTTCTTTCCCGGCATTACCGATACCGAAGAAGAACTGGAAGCCCTGGCGCGCATGGTGGGCGAAAATGGCGTCAGCATGATCCAGTGGCGCAATCTCAACATCGATCCCGAGTGGTACTTTGACCTCATGAAGCGGGATATGGAAGACGGAGGCAAGCTTGAGCTTTCGCCAAGCATGGGCCTGACCCAGTTTATGAAAAGGCTGAAAAAGCTCTGCCCCTGGCTGCGCCATGGCTACTTCAATCCCTATGTGGGTGAAAAAGCGGAACTGACGGCCCCCATGCCCGGCACATGGAACCTGCCTGAACCCCGCGCCAAGGAAGGCGCTCTGGCCCCCGGCGAAAGCGCTGAAACGGACTTGGAGTAA
- a CDS encoding flavodoxin: MSKVMILFGSSTGNTESIAQKLEELIAAGGHEVTLLNAAEAAADNLADGYDAVLMGSSAWGMEDLELQDDFAPLFDEMESMGLKGKKVAAFASGDMEYEHYCGAVPAIEEKAKGLGAEIICEGLKMEGDASSDPDAIASFAEDVLKRL; the protein is encoded by the coding sequence ATGAGCAAGGTTATGATTCTGTTTGGTTCCAGCACCGGCAATACCGAGAGCATTGCCCAGAAGCTGGAAGAGCTTATTGCTGCCGGTGGTCATGAAGTGACTCTGCTGAACGCCGCTGAAGCCGCCGCCGACAACCTGGCCGACGGTTACGACGCCGTGCTTATGGGCTCCTCGGCCTGGGGCATGGAAGATCTGGAACTGCAGGACGACTTCGCCCCCCTCTTTGACGAAATGGAAAGCATGGGCCTCAAGGGCAAGAAGGTAGCCGCCTTTGCCTCGGGCGATATGGAGTACGAACATTATTGCGGCGCTGTGCCCGCCATTGAAGAAAAGGCCAAGGGCCTCGGGGCCGAGATCATTTGTGAAGGCCTCAAGATGGAAGGCGACGCCTCCAGCGATCCCGACGCCATTGCCTCCTTTGCCGAGGATGTACTCAAGCGGTTGTAG